GGCAGTTCCCATTACCCCAGCACCCAAAATTAAAATTTTCACCATTTTGCATCTAATTCCTATTTTTTAGACTTGAGTTAAATCAGCTAATCGCTGCACTAATGATTGCACGGTAGGAAACAATGGTTTATAGACTTCAGTGTACAGTTTTTCATAAATAGCTTGAGTTTGGGGGTTTGGTATGAAATGTGAACCTACACCCGTCATTGATGAAGCAGCAATCTTAATGTCAGGATACCACCCTACTGTCACAGCTGCGAGAATACCAGCTCCCAAACAAGTGGCTTCGGTAGTCTGAGAACGTACCACTGGCACACCGGTAATATCCGCCACAATTTGGCACCAAAGATTGCTTTGACTGCCACCACCCATAACTACGTACTCACTAAACCTTTGGTTCAGTGCTGCCATCACCTCATCGCCTACAAGTCTTTGTTCAAAAGCAATCCCCTCCAAAATTGCCCGATAAAGATGTTCTCGCCCGTGGGTTCCTGTCCAACCGATAGTAATACCAGAGGCGCTGGCATCCCAATAGGGATTCATGACATAATTCCAGTAAGGTACTAACATTAATCCATCTGCCCCTGGAGGTAGTTTTGCCGCCGCTGTTTCCAGAATTTCTTCCGGACTCAAATTCAAATTAAAACCACGTAAGTCGTTAGCAAATTTTTCTACAAACCAATTAATTGTGAATACGCCGCCCAACAACACAGTTTCCAGAAAATAAGATTGAGGAATCGGGGCATACATAGTTCTGAAAGCTGGATTTACAAGATAATCACTGCTGATAATCCCACTAACAATGGCTGTTCCTAAATTGAGATAGGCACGATTATTGCCAACAGCATTTGCACCCAAACCTGCACACTGACCATCTCCAGCACCAGCAATTACGGGTAAACCCTTAGATAATCCTGTTGCTGCTGCTGCACTTGAATTTACATAGCCAATTATCGAACCTGGTTGTACTAACTCGGCAAATTGTCCTTTTTTTAGACCTAAACAAGTGAGTAAATCATCTGCCCAAGTATTAGCCTGCATATCCACGACTCCCATTGGATCCGCAGAAGCTAAACTAGTGCGGAAATTGTTGGTCAAATGGTATACCAGATATCCATGAACATCTAAAAATTTGTAAGTACGAGTAACAGTTTCCATTTCATTCTCAGTTAGCCAAATAATTTTGGGTAGAGAAGGAGTCATGGCATTTGGTTTACCCGTCAGTTTGTTGATTTGTTCTGTGCCAATTTTCTCTGCCAAAAATCTCACTTGCTTACGGCTGCGTTTATCCATCCAGACAATGGCATTGCGAACTGCATTTCCTGCACTGTCTACAGCCACAAAAGTTTCTCGTTGATGGGTAATACAAACAGCCTCTATCTTTTTTTATCTATCTCAGCCAGTAATTGCTGGATAGCATTACAAGTACTATTCCACCATTGTGACGCATCCTGCTCATACCAATTTGCTTGTGGTTTTAATAGCGGATAAGTTGCCATTCCTTTGGCAATAGCTTTTCCTTCTCTGTTCCATGCGATCGCTTTACACGCTGTTGTACTACAATCAATTCCTATTACTAATTGTTGTTGATCAATCATTTTAGTAAGACCTACATTCCGCAGGGTAAAAATTGGTCTTTTATAGCATAGGCGATAAGCTCGACTTTATCCAAATCAGGCTGCGTTACATACCAAGTCAAGCCAATTTACAGCGGCTAGCTC
This genomic stretch from Neosynechococcus sphagnicola sy1 harbors:
- a CDS encoding FGGY family carbohydrate kinase — its product is MIDQQQLVIGIDCSTTACKAIAWNREGKAIAKGMATYPLLKPQANWYEQDASQWWNSTCNAIQQLLAEIDKKR
- a CDS encoding FGGY-family carbohydrate kinase — translated: MAVDSAGNAVRNAIVWMDKRSRKQVRFLAEKIGTEQINKLTGKPNAMTPSLPKIIWLTENEMETVTRTYKFLDVHGYLVYHLTNNFRTSLASADPMGVVDMQANTWADDLLTCLGLKKGQFAELVQPGSIIGYVNSSAAAATGLSKGLPVIAGAGDGQCAGLGANAVGNNRAYLNLGTAIVSGIISSDYLVNPAFRTMYAPIPQSYFLETVLLGGVFTINWFVEKFANDLRGFNLNLSPEEILETAAAKLPPGADGLMLVPYWNYVMNPYWDASASGITIGWTGTHGREHLYRAILEGIAFEQRLVGDEVMAALNQRFSEYVVMGGGSQSNLWCQIVADITGVPVVRSQTTEATCLGAGILAAVTVGWYPDIKIAASSMTGVGSHFIPNPQTQAIYEKLYTEVYKPLFPTVQSLVQRLADLTQV